Proteins found in one Rhizobium sp. CIAT894 genomic segment:
- a CDS encoding GNAT family N-acetyltransferase, translating to MTPDWGHNLASASDIAYHLNECGSVFAEGLRARVDIDAYALKILLNAERFEAWSDGRLIGLLAIYCNNPQQTSAFITNLSVFEEWRGRGIAGALLERSIALARQKRFETIRLEVEAKNMAAVAVYRRYGFVVLDSEQSMLTMKRELG from the coding sequence ATGACGCCGGATTGGGGCCACAACCTCGCTTCGGCAAGCGACATCGCCTACCACTTGAATGAATGCGGAAGTGTTTTCGCCGAGGGGCTTCGCGCACGCGTGGACATCGACGCTTATGCGCTGAAAATCCTGCTCAATGCCGAGCGCTTTGAGGCATGGTCTGACGGTAGGTTGATCGGGCTTCTGGCCATATATTGCAACAATCCCCAACAGACATCGGCATTCATTACGAATCTGAGTGTGTTCGAAGAATGGCGCGGCAGGGGGATAGCGGGAGCGTTGCTTGAACGGAGCATCGCTTTGGCCAGGCAGAAGAGGTTTGAAACGATACGCCTCGAGGTCGAGGCGAAAAACATGGCCGCCGTCGCTGTCTATCGCAGATATGGGTTCGTGGTGCTGGATAGCGAACAGTCAATGCTGACAATGAAGCGAGAATTGGGGTAG
- a CDS encoding LuxR family transcriptional regulator, translating to MLDDIGTIRRQFTAHETLDGRIDQAFEAMKQIGFEALIYDYTPVPYDLDGAIMIPSLLKLRNISDDMHDYWFNHGYFRIDPVQQVALRSTAPFFWNYDTDADTLIKRFMSDDTAPVARYLNERDMSTGVTVPVHMPRGDYATVTGIRFGRNDDFERYALRYIADFNLLAHVFHETAYSLFDKTAKSVGTVRLTERERECLRHSAEGYSAKEISRIIGRSVPTVVMHLNAAAKKLGARNRTQAVVRATHYRLLEDRPSHAWPPYNL from the coding sequence ATGCTTGACGACATCGGAACGATCAGGCGCCAGTTTACGGCGCATGAGACGCTGGACGGCCGGATCGACCAGGCCTTCGAGGCGATGAAGCAGATCGGCTTCGAGGCGCTGATCTACGACTATACGCCGGTGCCCTACGACCTCGACGGCGCGATCATGATCCCGTCGCTGCTGAAGCTCCGGAACATCTCCGACGACATGCACGACTACTGGTTCAATCACGGCTATTTCCGTATCGATCCGGTGCAGCAGGTGGCGCTGCGCAGCACGGCGCCGTTCTTCTGGAATTACGACACCGATGCCGACACGCTGATCAAGCGCTTCATGAGCGACGATACGGCCCCCGTGGCGCGCTACCTCAACGAACGCGACATGTCGACCGGCGTCACGGTGCCGGTCCATATGCCGCGCGGCGACTATGCGACGGTCACCGGCATCCGCTTCGGCCGGAATGACGATTTCGAACGGTATGCGCTGCGTTATATTGCCGACTTCAACCTGCTCGCCCATGTCTTCCACGAGACGGCTTATTCGCTTTTCGACAAGACGGCGAAGAGTGTCGGCACGGTGCGCCTGACCGAGCGCGAACGTGAGTGCCTGCGCCATTCGGCGGAAGGTTATTCCGCCAAGGAAATCTCCCGTATCATCGGCCGTTCGGTGCCGACCGTCGTCATGCACCTGAACGCCGCGGCAAAGAAACTCGGCGCCCGCAACCGCACCCAGGCCGTGGTGCGCGCCACCCATTACCGCCTGCTCGAAGACCGCCCGAGCCATGCCTGGCCACCCTATAACTTGTGA
- a CDS encoding glycosyltransferase family 2 protein, which yields MPRVSICIPAYKADYFELCLRSALAQSFTDVEILVSDDCPTDEIQAICRNYDGFVQYSRNPNPGPESNVRRLVEIAKGEYIKFLFDDDVLHPFCIQFLLEALESTKEKNTRLSFSPRYLIDGKNHTTGFINHFNASGDSLKIVSGDDFLRLTALNHVNLVGEYTTALFRKEDAFDSDGRFRLYKMEGDLFPGLIDLSAWVELAQLGNFVVHPTPLSYFRRHENATSNPEVNWKFIYAITYYEDVLNFAFERGYLSASDLPTSYRNLLNVYRYWQNSFPQLGARIAQIEEALR from the coding sequence ATGCCGCGCGTATCGATCTGTATTCCCGCATACAAGGCCGACTATTTCGAACTGTGCCTGCGAAGTGCGTTAGCTCAAAGCTTCACCGATGTCGAAATTCTGGTGTCGGATGATTGTCCGACCGATGAAATCCAGGCGATCTGCCGGAACTATGACGGGTTTGTCCAATACAGCCGCAATCCGAATCCCGGTCCCGAGAGCAATGTGCGCAGGCTGGTGGAAATCGCGAAGGGCGAATACATCAAATTCTTGTTCGATGACGACGTTCTACACCCTTTCTGCATACAGTTCCTGCTAGAGGCGCTGGAGTCGACAAAGGAAAAAAACACGCGCCTTTCGTTTTCTCCCCGTTATTTGATTGACGGGAAAAATCATACGACCGGCTTCATTAACCACTTCAACGCTTCCGGAGATAGCCTCAAGATCGTTTCTGGCGACGACTTCTTGCGGTTGACGGCTCTCAATCACGTCAATCTAGTTGGAGAGTATACAACGGCTTTATTTCGGAAGGAGGATGCATTTGATAGCGATGGCCGATTCCGATTGTACAAGATGGAAGGCGATCTCTTTCCTGGCTTGATTGATTTGTCAGCCTGGGTGGAACTGGCGCAGCTCGGCAACTTCGTCGTTCATCCTACACCGCTTTCCTATTTCAGGCGCCACGAGAACGCCACGTCGAACCCAGAGGTCAACTGGAAATTCATTTATGCAATCACCTACTATGAGGACGTGCTAAATTTTGCGTTTGAAAGAGGCTATTTGTCGGCAAGCGACTTGCCTACCTCATATCGCAACCTGCTGAATGTCTACCGGTACTGGCAGAATTCGTTCCCTCAGCTTGGAGCGAGAATTGCGCAAATTGAAGAAGCACTGAGGTAA
- a CDS encoding DegT/DnrJ/EryC1/StrS family aminotransferase translates to MKNEKIYVTKPSLPPLEEFIPSLEAIWNNRILTNGGPFHEQLEQELCSHLGVKHISLFSNATVALLTALQALRVTGEVITTPYSFVATSHSLLWNGLKPVFVDIDPVTLNLDPAKIEAAITQQTTAIMPVHCYGHPCDVDSIQKIADLYNLKVIYDAAHAFGVEDERGSILNHGDLSILSFHATKVFNTFEGGAIICPDVKTKTRIDQLKNFGYVDEVTVVAPGTNGKMSEFNAALGLLQLKYINFALERRGLIDAAYRERLRGVAGIECLQRSGETVSNFSYFPILVRPGYPISRDELYELLKENGIHPRRYFYPLISSFSMYRSLPSAQPANLPVATEAALQVLCLPIYPDMEMEVVDKVCAIIAS, encoded by the coding sequence ATGAAAAACGAAAAGATCTATGTAACGAAGCCCAGCCTGCCGCCGCTCGAAGAATTCATTCCTTCGCTGGAAGCGATCTGGAACAATCGCATCCTGACCAATGGCGGGCCATTCCACGAGCAACTGGAGCAGGAGCTCTGCAGCCATCTCGGCGTGAAGCACATCAGCCTGTTTTCGAACGCCACCGTTGCGCTGCTGACGGCGCTTCAGGCGCTCCGCGTCACGGGCGAAGTCATTACCACGCCCTATTCCTTCGTGGCCACTTCGCATTCGCTTCTCTGGAACGGCTTAAAACCCGTTTTCGTCGACATCGACCCGGTGACGCTCAATCTCGATCCAGCGAAGATCGAGGCGGCGATCACGCAGCAGACGACGGCGATCATGCCGGTGCATTGCTACGGCCACCCTTGCGACGTTGATTCGATCCAAAAGATCGCCGATCTCTACAATCTCAAGGTCATCTATGACGCCGCCCATGCCTTTGGCGTGGAAGACGAACGAGGAAGCATTCTCAATCACGGTGACCTTTCCATCCTGAGCTTCCACGCGACGAAGGTCTTCAACACATTCGAAGGCGGGGCCATCATCTGCCCTGATGTCAAGACGAAGACCCGAATCGACCAGCTGAAGAACTTCGGTTACGTCGATGAAGTGACCGTGGTGGCGCCAGGCACGAACGGCAAGATGAGCGAATTCAATGCTGCGCTCGGGCTGTTGCAGCTGAAGTACATCAACTTCGCCCTTGAAAGGCGTGGGCTCATCGACGCCGCATACCGCGAGCGTCTGCGCGGCGTCGCCGGCATAGAATGCCTGCAACGTTCCGGCGAGACCGTCTCCAACTTCTCTTATTTCCCGATCCTCGTACGCCCTGGCTATCCCATATCGCGCGATGAGCTCTATGAGCTTCTGAAGGAAAACGGCATTCATCCGCGCCGTTATTTCTATCCGCTGATCTCAAGCTTTTCGATGTACCGCAGCCTGCCTTCCGCGCAGCCTGCGAATCTGCCGGTCGCAACCGAAGCCGCTCTGCAGGTGCTCTGCCTTCCCATCTATCCCGACATGGAAATGGAGGTCGTCGACAAGGTCTGCGCGATCATTGCTTCTTAG
- a CDS encoding class I SAM-dependent methyltransferase, translating into MAEKKRDYNSEIKDASDHRYAYNFDFDVMHHYMLKSFMPFFRSGSLLELGSFRGDFTKRIVPHFDDITCVEASDEAIAVARNELGDGLTFINDVFEEVKLPKRYDNVLLTHVLEHLDDPVGVLKRVNDEWLSEGGRLFLVCPNANAPSRQIAVKMGLISHNSAITNAEAEHGHRITYSLDTLERDARLAGLNVVHRSGVFFKALANFQWDRLLQTDIISSEYLEGCYQLGQVYPDLCASIFLMCEAGRAQ; encoded by the coding sequence ATGGCTGAGAAGAAGCGCGATTATAATAGTGAAATCAAGGATGCTAGTGATCATCGCTACGCATACAACTTCGATTTTGACGTCATGCATCATTATATGCTGAAGTCTTTCATGCCCTTTTTCCGCTCGGGAAGCCTGCTTGAACTTGGAAGTTTCCGGGGCGATTTCACGAAAAGGATCGTTCCTCATTTCGACGATATCACCTGCGTAGAAGCCTCCGATGAGGCAATAGCCGTCGCGAGGAACGAACTGGGTGACGGCCTGACATTTATCAATGATGTGTTCGAAGAGGTGAAGCTCCCCAAGCGCTATGACAATGTCCTGCTGACACATGTTCTCGAGCATTTGGACGATCCGGTAGGCGTGCTGAAGCGCGTCAATGACGAATGGCTATCGGAAGGGGGCAGGCTCTTCCTGGTATGCCCGAATGCGAATGCCCCGTCCCGCCAGATCGCTGTTAAAATGGGTTTGATAAGCCACAATTCCGCAATCACGAATGCGGAAGCGGAGCATGGTCACCGCATCACATATTCACTGGATACCCTGGAACGCGATGCAAGGTTGGCGGGATTGAACGTTGTGCATCGGTCCGGCGTTTTCTTCAAAGCCCTGGCAAATTTCCAGTGGGATCGCTTACTTCAGACGGACATCATTTCCAGTGAATATCTGGAGGGTTGCTATCAGCTGGGGCAAGTCTATCCCGATCTTTGCGCCAGCATCTTTCTCATGTGTGAAGCCGGCCGAGCGCAATAG
- a CDS encoding WbqC family protein, with product MKLAIMQPYFFPYIGYFQLISAVDKFIVYDNIKYTKKGWINRNRMLRDGRDATFSLPLKAAPDSLDVCERSLSPDFDRNKLLNQLQGAYRRAPFFANAFPVLEQAIGFSDNNLFSYIFNSIREICGYLAIGTDFAVSSEIAINHDLKSQEKVLALCDKAGAKVYVNAIGGMELYSQDAFATRGIELKFIKPKHVEYYQFGADFVPWLSIVDVIMFNSVEEIQKNILGEYELIQP from the coding sequence ATGAAACTGGCTATTATGCAGCCGTATTTCTTTCCTTACATTGGCTACTTTCAGCTGATCAGTGCGGTCGATAAATTCATCGTCTACGACAATATCAAATACACAAAAAAGGGTTGGATTAACCGAAACCGCATGTTGCGCGACGGCCGGGACGCCACATTCTCTCTGCCGCTGAAGGCCGCGCCGGATAGTTTGGACGTGTGCGAACGCAGCCTGTCGCCAGACTTCGACCGCAACAAGCTGCTGAACCAACTTCAAGGCGCTTATCGACGCGCGCCATTTTTTGCCAATGCTTTCCCTGTGCTCGAGCAGGCGATAGGCTTCTCGGACAACAATCTTTTTTCCTATATTTTCAACTCAATCAGGGAAATCTGCGGCTACCTTGCAATCGGGACAGACTTCGCCGTCTCCTCTGAAATAGCGATAAATCACGATCTCAAGTCCCAGGAAAAGGTTTTGGCGCTTTGCGACAAAGCGGGCGCGAAGGTCTATGTGAATGCGATAGGGGGTATGGAACTTTACTCTCAAGATGCGTTTGCTACGCGTGGTATAGAACTGAAATTCATCAAGCCGAAGCACGTGGAATATTATCAGTTCGGCGCTGATTTCGTGCCCTGGCTGTCGATTGTGGATGTCATCATGTTCAACTCGGTGGAAGAGATTCAGAAGAATATCCTCGGTGAGTATGAGCTCATTCAACCTTAG
- a CDS encoding proline iminopeptidase-family hydrolase: protein MWREMQPDARFEIDADGYRVVAYSFGTGDETVFCLNGGPGLPCDYLREAHSCLVDKGYRVVAFDQLGTGASDRPDDLSLWTIGRYVEETETVRKALGLGKVHMLGHSWGGWLAIDYALTYPENLETLILEDTVADMPHLISELERLRAALGPETVSMMQKHEAQGTYDHPEYLAAVTILNYRHVCRLPEWPAPVRRSLDDWNMAPYATMQGPNEFLYIGNLKDWNRIPDLPRLTLPVLITTGEHDELTPACALRMKLALPNAELKVFANASHMPFYENPQDYYPALLDFLARNKAH, encoded by the coding sequence ATGTGGCGTGAAATGCAGCCGGACGCGCGATTCGAGATCGATGCCGATGGCTACCGCGTCGTTGCCTATAGCTTCGGCACCGGCGACGAGACGGTCTTCTGCCTGAACGGCGGACCGGGTCTGCCTTGCGACTACCTGCGCGAGGCCCATTCCTGCCTGGTCGACAAGGGCTACCGCGTCGTCGCCTTCGACCAGCTCGGCACCGGCGCCTCCGACCGGCCGGACGATCTCTCGCTCTGGACAATCGGCCGCTATGTCGAGGAGACCGAGACGGTGCGCAAGGCGCTGGGGCTCGGCAAGGTCCACATGCTCGGTCATTCCTGGGGCGGATGGCTGGCGATCGATTACGCGCTGACCTATCCCGAAAACCTCGAGACGCTGATCCTCGAGGATACGGTCGCCGACATGCCGCATCTGATCTCGGAACTGGAACGGCTGCGCGCAGCGCTCGGTCCCGAAACCGTCTCGATGATGCAGAAGCACGAGGCGCAAGGCACCTACGATCACCCGGAATATCTCGCCGCTGTCACCATCCTCAACTACCGCCATGTCTGCCGTCTGCCGGAATGGCCGGCGCCGGTGCGCCGCTCGCTCGACGACTGGAACATGGCGCCCTACGCGACGATGCAGGGACCGAACGAGTTTCTCTACATCGGCAACCTCAAGGACTGGAACCGCATTCCCGATCTTCCGCGGCTGACGCTGCCGGTGCTCATCACCACCGGAGAGCATGACGAGCTGACGCCGGCCTGCGCGCTCAGGATGAAGCTTGCGCTGCCGAATGCCGAGCTCAAGGTATTTGCCAATGCCAGCCACATGCCGTTCTATGAAAACCCGCAGGATTATTATCCCGCGCTTCTCGATTTTCTCGCCCGGAACAAGGCACACTGA
- a CDS encoding acetamidase/formamidase family protein, translating into MTTHRFIPTSFHNVIGSLPPALCIADGDTVVTETLDAAGHDKDGIKRAPRGNPMNGPIFVEGAEAGDALKVEIVSMMPTRDTGFTRSVVAANVVDPETVRDLPPRDIAIWAIDREASTVRLSEPVAGLEDFVLPLAPMIGCFGVAPSLGQAISTATSGEYGGNMDYRLFGPGTTVRFPVSAPGALFFLGDCHAVQGDGEIVGTGVETTFDVTVRLTVEKQAGLVWPRGETAEDIFTIGNARPLDQALQHATSEMLTWLASDCGLDRTAASHLLGQVVRYDVGNVFDPAYTVACRVAKKWLVRR; encoded by the coding sequence ATGACCACTCACCGCTTCATTCCCACGAGCTTTCACAATGTCATCGGCTCCCTTCCGCCGGCTTTGTGCATTGCCGACGGCGATACCGTCGTCACCGAGACGCTCGATGCTGCGGGCCATGACAAGGACGGTATCAAGCGGGCACCCCGCGGCAACCCGATGAACGGCCCGATTTTCGTGGAAGGGGCCGAAGCTGGAGATGCGCTGAAGGTCGAGATCGTCAGCATGATGCCGACCAGGGACACCGGGTTCACCCGCAGCGTCGTCGCCGCCAATGTCGTCGATCCCGAAACTGTCCGCGACCTGCCGCCGCGTGATATCGCCATCTGGGCGATCGACCGTGAGGCTTCGACCGTCCGGCTGTCCGAGCCGGTTGCCGGCCTTGAAGATTTCGTTCTGCCGCTTGCCCCGATGATCGGCTGTTTCGGCGTGGCGCCGAGCCTCGGCCAGGCGATCTCGACCGCGACCAGCGGCGAATATGGCGGCAACATGGACTATCGGCTGTTCGGTCCCGGCACCACGGTTCGCTTTCCGGTCTCGGCTCCCGGCGCCCTGTTCTTTCTCGGCGATTGTCATGCCGTGCAGGGGGATGGGGAGATCGTCGGAACCGGCGTCGAGACCACGTTCGACGTCACGGTACGGCTGACGGTGGAAAAGCAGGCCGGACTGGTCTGGCCGCGCGGGGAAACCGCTGAAGACATCTTCACCATCGGCAACGCCAGGCCCCTCGATCAGGCGCTCCAGCATGCCACCAGCGAAATGCTGACCTGGCTGGCGTCTGATTGCGGCCTGGACAGGACGGCGGCCAGCCATCTGCTCGGCCAGGTCGTGCGTTACGACGTCGGCAACGTCTTTGACCCGGCCTATACGGTGGCTTGCCGCGTCGCCAAGAAATGGCTGGTTCGCCGATAG
- a CDS encoding exo-alpha-sialidase, translating into MFKWKKLGKVFTPQEVTDRPWLKEFAQAPATLIFDDFVRIYFSCRPPADQAGQYVSHSAYIDVDRADLFKVMRISERPVLELGSLGEFDQFGTYPISVARDGDLIRAYYAGWTRCESVPFNVGIGLALSTDGGRTFSKAGRGPVVPYSPDEPFVLSGPKIRRFNDRWYLFYISGSKWIMADGRAEPVYKIRLATSEDGLHWTKANRDLIESVVETDEAQASPDVIFAGGRYHMFFCYRHSTNYRGKEKGYRIGYASSNDLVNWQRDDSKAGLTVSDTGWDDEMVSYPHVFELDGKTYMAYLGNQVGRNGFGLAVLDGKLGDA; encoded by the coding sequence ATGTTCAAATGGAAGAAGTTAGGCAAGGTCTTTACGCCGCAGGAGGTGACCGATCGTCCGTGGCTTAAGGAGTTTGCCCAAGCGCCTGCAACGCTGATTTTCGATGACTTTGTCCGAATATATTTTTCCTGCCGCCCACCAGCGGATCAGGCCGGGCAATATGTCTCGCATTCTGCTTATATTGACGTGGATAGGGCTGACTTGTTCAAGGTCATGCGGATCAGCGAACGTCCGGTCTTGGAATTGGGCAGTCTCGGCGAATTCGATCAATTTGGTACTTATCCGATCTCCGTCGCGAGGGATGGCGACCTCATACGCGCTTACTATGCCGGCTGGACGCGATGCGAATCCGTGCCTTTCAACGTCGGTATAGGATTGGCCTTGAGCACGGACGGAGGCCGGACCTTCTCTAAGGCGGGCAGGGGACCTGTCGTGCCGTACTCGCCGGATGAACCCTTCGTCCTGAGTGGTCCCAAGATTCGGCGTTTTAACGACCGATGGTACCTGTTCTATATCTCTGGTTCCAAGTGGATCATGGCCGATGGGCGTGCGGAGCCTGTGTACAAAATCCGTCTTGCCACCTCTGAAGATGGCTTGCACTGGACGAAAGCGAACAGAGATCTGATCGAATCTGTCGTTGAGACCGACGAGGCACAGGCGAGCCCCGATGTGATCTTTGCCGGGGGGCGCTACCACATGTTCTTCTGCTATCGCCACAGCACGAATTATCGCGGCAAGGAAAAAGGATACCGGATCGGCTACGCCTCGAGCAACGATCTGGTCAACTGGCAACGTGACGATAGCAAAGCGGGGCTGACGGTGTCCGACACAGGCTGGGATGATGAGATGGTTAGCTACCCGCATGTCTTCGAGTTGGATGGCAAGACCTATATGGCCTATCTCGGCAATCAAGTCGGGCGCAATGGTTTCGGCCTTGCTGTTCTCGACGGAAAGCTTGGTGACGCATGA
- a CDS encoding ABC transporter permease: MHRYKFVLTRPLQFLPVVFGISVITFILVRLIPGDPARNILGTRATPAALASIRAQYGLDQPMWVQYVYFLKNLANGEMGKSILYKIDVLKLIVTRIEPTLALVAASVVLSVLIAVPMAAIAARNAGRAPDHAVRIVSTFGIGFPPFWLGLMLIILFSVELGVLPVSGYGATLGEKLAHLVLPSLTVALSLSTVLTRSLRAAMIEALKSDVATAARARGMPESIVFWRHVLPNSLVPTINLLAVNIGWLIGGTVVVETVFALPGMGQLLVRAIFSRDYMVVQGVAMVFACATVLINFIADIVTVVVDPRVKL; encoded by the coding sequence ATGCATCGCTATAAATTCGTTCTGACACGGCCGCTGCAATTCCTGCCGGTCGTCTTCGGCATCAGCGTCATCACCTTCATTCTGGTCCGGTTGATCCCCGGCGATCCGGCGCGCAACATCCTCGGCACGCGCGCCACACCAGCTGCCCTTGCCAGCATCCGCGCCCAATACGGCCTCGATCAGCCGATGTGGGTGCAATATGTCTATTTCCTCAAAAACCTCGCCAATGGCGAGATGGGCAAGTCGATCCTCTACAAGATCGATGTGCTGAAGCTGATCGTCACCCGCATCGAGCCGACGCTTGCTCTCGTCGCCGCGAGTGTCGTGCTGTCGGTGCTGATCGCGGTGCCGATGGCGGCGATCGCTGCGCGCAATGCCGGCCGGGCGCCGGATCATGCGGTGCGCATCGTCTCGACCTTCGGCATCGGCTTCCCGCCCTTCTGGCTGGGGCTGATGCTGATTATCCTGTTCAGCGTCGAACTCGGCGTGCTGCCGGTTTCCGGCTATGGCGCCACACTCGGCGAAAAACTCGCGCATCTCGTGCTGCCGAGCCTGACGGTGGCGCTGTCGCTCTCGACCGTGCTGACGCGCAGCCTGCGGGCGGCGATGATCGAAGCGCTGAAATCGGATGTCGCGACTGCGGCCCGCGCGCGCGGCATGCCCGAAAGCATCGTCTTCTGGCGGCACGTATTGCCGAATTCCCTGGTGCCGACGATCAACCTGCTTGCCGTCAACATCGGCTGGCTGATCGGCGGCACGGTGGTGGTCGAGACCGTCTTTGCGCTGCCAGGCATGGGGCAGCTGCTCGTCAGGGCGATCTTCTCGCGCGACTATATGGTGGTCCAGGGCGTCGCCATGGTCTTTGCCTGCGCCACCGTGCTCATCAACTTCATCGCCGACATCGTCACCGTCGTCGTCGATCCGAGGGTGAAGCTATGA
- a CDS encoding proline iminopeptidase-family hydrolase produces the protein MAEIVTNEAYLPFRDYRTWYRITGSLTSGKLPLVVAHGGPGCTHDYVDSFKDIAALDGRPVIHYDQLGNGNSTRLPEKGPDFWTVGLFLEELDALLAHLGIQNRYAFLGQSWGGMLGAEHAVRRPPGLKALVIANSPANMHTWVSEANRLRQELPKDVQDTLLKHELAGSLTDPDYIAASRVFYDRHVCRVAPWPAEVARTFAIMDEDNTVYRNMNGPTEFHVIGTMKDWTIENRLDRIEAPTLLISGKYDEATPLVVRPYLERVPGCEWVLFENSSHMPHVEEKPLCLATVSTFLSRHD, from the coding sequence GTGGCCGAAATCGTGACCAACGAAGCCTATTTGCCCTTTCGCGACTATCGCACCTGGTATCGCATTACCGGTTCGCTGACGAGCGGCAAGCTGCCCCTCGTCGTCGCCCATGGCGGGCCCGGCTGCACGCATGACTATGTCGACTCCTTCAAGGATATCGCCGCGCTCGACGGCCGCCCGGTCATCCATTACGACCAGCTCGGCAACGGCAATTCCACCCGGCTTCCGGAAAAGGGGCCGGATTTCTGGACGGTCGGCCTGTTTCTCGAAGAGCTGGACGCGCTGCTTGCCCATCTCGGCATTCAGAATCGTTATGCCTTCCTCGGCCAGTCCTGGGGCGGCATGCTCGGCGCCGAACATGCGGTGCGCCGGCCGCCGGGCCTGAAGGCGCTTGTCATCGCCAACTCGCCGGCCAACATGCACACCTGGGTTTCGGAGGCGAACCGGCTGCGGCAGGAACTGCCGAAGGACGTGCAGGACACGCTGCTGAAGCATGAGCTGGCAGGAAGCCTGACCGACCCCGACTATATCGCCGCGTCACGCGTCTTTTATGACCGCCACGTCTGCCGCGTGGCGCCGTGGCCGGCTGAAGTGGCGCGGACCTTCGCGATCATGGACGAGGACAATACCGTTTACCGCAACATGAACGGCCCGACCGAATTTCACGTCATCGGCACGATGAAGGACTGGACGATCGAGAACAGGCTCGACCGCATCGAAGCCCCGACGCTGCTGATCTCGGGAAAATACGACGAGGCGACGCCCCTGGTGGTCAGGCCCTACCTCGAACGGGTTCCCGGCTGCGAATGGGTACTGTTCGAAAATTCCAGCCACATGCCGCATGTGGAGGAAAAGCCGCTTTGCCTGGCGACCGTTTCCACTTTCCTGTCACGGCACGATTGA
- a CDS encoding ABC transporter permease: MSIEAIVPASPGWRRFFGRRLMLALSAGLLLFFVLLAIGAPVIAPYEPIMQNAEVRLQAPSLLHPFGTDNFGRDILSRVIWGARLDLQMALIGVIFPFLIGTTVGTIAGFFGGIVDALFMRLVDIILAFPFLVLMLSIIAILGPGLGSFYIAMALVGWVSYARLIRAQMLVLKGSDYAVAAVSLGFSRRRIMFRHLLPNAIAGSIVFSMSDATLVLLSGAAVSYLGLGVQPPIAEWGVMVAEGQSFITTAWWITLFPGLSIVCLAFGFSMLGDALGELLGVHE, from the coding sequence ATGAGCATCGAGGCGATCGTCCCCGCATCTCCAGGCTGGCGCCGGTTCTTCGGCCGGCGGCTGATGCTTGCGCTCAGTGCCGGCCTGCTGCTGTTCTTCGTCCTGCTGGCGATCGGTGCGCCCGTTATCGCGCCCTACGAGCCGATCATGCAGAATGCCGAGGTGCGCCTGCAGGCGCCTTCGTTGCTGCATCCCTTCGGCACCGACAATTTCGGCCGCGATATTCTCTCCCGCGTCATCTGGGGTGCGCGTCTCGACCTGCAGATGGCGCTGATCGGCGTCATCTTCCCCTTCCTGATCGGAACGACGGTCGGCACCATTGCCGGCTTCTTCGGCGGCATCGTCGATGCGCTGTTCATGCGCCTCGTCGATATCATTCTCGCTTTTCCCTTCCTGGTGCTGATGCTGTCGATCATCGCAATCCTCGGCCCGGGACTCGGCAGCTTCTATATCGCCATGGCGCTGGTCGGCTGGGTTTCCTATGCGCGGTTGATCCGGGCGCAGATGCTGGTGCTCAAGGGCAGCGATTACGCGGTTGCCGCCGTCAGCCTCGGCTTCAGCCGCAGGCGCATCATGTTCCGGCATTTGTTGCCGAACGCGATTGCCGGCTCGATCGTCTTTTCCATGTCCGATGCGACGCTGGTGCTGCTCAGCGGTGCTGCCGTCAGCTATCTCGGCCTCGGCGTTCAGCCGCCGATCGCCGAATGGGGCGTCATGGTCGCCGAGGGCCAGAGCTTCATCACCACAGCCTGGTGGATCACGCTGTTTCCCGGCCTCTCCATCGTCTGCCTGGCCTTCGGCTTCAGCATGCTGGGCGATGCGCTCGGCGAATTGCTCGGGGTGCATGAATGA